The genomic stretch CCCAGGGTGGACTGGATCTTGTACGAGGGCACCTGCTTCGGGTCGCGCTTGTTCACGTTGTACAGGAAGCAGGAGTCCGCGCAGAGGCCGCAGTGGGCGCACATGTCCAGCCAGGTCCGGGTCCGGGACTTGAGCGTGTTCTTGAACGAGGCTTTGAGCTTATCCATGTCCACTTCGAGGGACTTCATTTCCTCGTAGTAGACCTTGCCGCCCTTGTCCGCCAGGAGAGCGTCGAGCTCCTCCTTGGTGTTGATGGGCTTTTTATTGCAGAGGGTACCTTCAGGCATGATTCATTGCTCCTCTACCGCCCTACCAGGCGAAGTTCTTCTTCTTGCCGCCACGCTTGATGCCGAAGTCCATGCCGAGCTGGGCCCGGGACAGGAAGAATCCGACGACGTGGTAGAGCTTGGTGAAGGGGATGGCCACCAGCATGATTTCGCCGCAGACGATGTGGGCCAGGAGCCAGAACTGGTAGTTCTCGGCCTGGTGCACGGCGAGGTAGCCGGTCACGAACGGCGCCACGGTGATCAGCAGCAGGACGTAGTCATACAGGGTGGTGATGATGCGCACCTCGGGCAGGGCGATGCGCCGGACGGCGATCAGCGCGGCGGCGGCGAGCATCAGCAGGGTCAGGAAGTCGGCCACGGGCATGGGCATGCTCGGCCACCAGCCGATGCCGAGCCCCTCGCGCAGCAGCACGACGTGCCCGGCCAGGAACAGGGGCACGGCCACCAGTCCCACGTGGAAGCAGAAGAACATGATCGTGAAGCCGGGCTTGGCGCGCCAGCCGTGGTTGCCGAAGGGCACCAGCCAGAACAGGATGGAGCGCAGGGCGCCCTTCATGCCGTAGGTCGGGTAGGCGGTGTAGGCCACCCGGTCGAGCTGCCAGCT from Paucidesulfovibrio longus DSM 6739 encodes the following:
- the hmcE gene encoding sulfate respiration complex protein HmcE; translated protein: MYELLTGPLLWASVLICLGGLIFRVVWYFKGLSWQLDRVAYTAYPTYGMKGALRSILFWLVPFGNHGWRAKPGFTIMFFCFHVGLVAVPLFLAGHVVLLREGLGIGWWPSMPMPVADFLTLLMLAAAALIAVRRIALPEVRIITTLYDYVLLLITVAPFVTGYLAVHQAENYQFWLLAHIVCGEIMLVAIPFTKLYHVVGFFLSRAQLGMDFGIKRGGKKKNFAW